In Nitrospinota bacterium, a single genomic region encodes these proteins:
- the frr gene encoding ribosome recycling factor, which produces MLNNLFDDLNRKMDGAIEHLGKEFGGVRTGRASVALLDGIKVDYYGTETPLNQVASVSTPDSLTIAIQPWEAKMIPVIEKAILTSGLGLNPANDGKVVRINMPSLTEERRKELTKVVRKISEESKVALRNLRREGLEKVKKLEKDKAVSEDDAHKAGEKIQKIVDDHIGSVDKKTAAKEKEIMDR; this is translated from the coding sequence ATGCTGAACAACCTTTTTGACGATTTGAACCGGAAGATGGACGGCGCCATCGAGCACCTTGGCAAGGAGTTCGGCGGCGTGCGGACGGGGAGGGCCTCCGTGGCCCTGCTCGACGGGATTAAGGTGGACTATTACGGCACGGAGACGCCGCTAAACCAGGTGGCCTCCGTCAGCACGCCCGACTCGCTGACCATCGCCATACAGCCGTGGGAAGCGAAGATGATCCCGGTGATAGAGAAGGCCATATTGACCTCCGGGCTGGGGCTAAACCCCGCCAACGACGGCAAGGTGGTGCGCATCAACATGCCGTCGCTCACCGAGGAGCGCCGCAAGGAGCTGACCAAGGTGGTGCGCAAGATATCCGAAGAGTCGAAGGTGGCCCTTCGCAACCTGCGCCGCGAGGGGCTGGAAAAGGTGAAGAAGCTGGAAAAGGACAAGGCTGTTTCCGAGGATGACGCGCACAAGGCCGGGGAGAAGATACAGAAGATCGTGGACGACCATATCGGCTCCGTGGACAAGAAGACCGCCGCTAAGGAAAAAGAGATAATGGACCGGTGA